The following are from one region of the Paenibacillus sp. KS-LC4 genome:
- a CDS encoding DUF4163 domain-containing protein, with amino-acid sequence MTYKRTLASILAASLIVGASPAIFGFPAIEKAAAATAVQTYRVVPQPFIIDDYKYSIPTINVNGNTYIGIRSLNEKLGLDITWNVASRTITLDGRGRKLTSNPEDGSYVINGQRMYGDPALIYKGSAYVPLRFLLERMGYGISYEKGSKTVVIHTIKENELAVALGTIQENNQKQALLVNYPVIEDLKDKTVEEKINTFLKQEAESYVAAGQKDLSKATAANEAYIKKNPGTTLPKPTFEGVFNVTYNEQGRLSLYVDYYSYLGGAHGITIRVPYTFDLGNGELLTLKEAADYNSKYLSIINASINKQIKERKLPLIAPFNGIKSNRSFYLKHEGIAIAFEQYEYTSYAEGMPEFVTPFEAFE; translated from the coding sequence ATGACTTACAAACGTACCCTTGCTTCGATTTTGGCAGCAAGTCTTATAGTGGGCGCATCGCCCGCAATATTTGGTTTTCCCGCAATAGAGAAGGCAGCAGCGGCAACGGCTGTGCAAACCTATCGCGTCGTCCCACAGCCCTTTATCATTGACGACTACAAATATTCGATCCCAACGATTAATGTTAACGGCAACACCTATATTGGCATTCGCTCGCTCAATGAGAAGCTAGGTTTGGATATTACGTGGAATGTGGCGAGCCGCACGATTACACTCGATGGCAGAGGCCGCAAGCTAACCTCGAATCCGGAGGATGGCAGCTATGTGATTAATGGCCAGCGGATGTATGGTGATCCCGCACTTATTTATAAAGGCTCGGCTTATGTGCCGCTGCGTTTTTTGCTGGAGCGTATGGGCTACGGCATTTCCTATGAGAAAGGCAGCAAAACGGTAGTCATTCATACCATTAAGGAAAATGAGCTTGCGGTTGCGCTGGGCACGATTCAGGAGAACAATCAGAAGCAAGCGCTGCTGGTCAATTATCCGGTCATTGAGGATCTCAAGGACAAGACCGTTGAGGAGAAAATTAATACCTTTTTGAAGCAGGAGGCGGAATCCTATGTGGCAGCGGGGCAGAAGGATCTTTCTAAAGCAACGGCCGCAAACGAAGCTTATATCAAAAAAAATCCGGGAACTACGCTTCCCAAGCCTACCTTCGAGGGCGTATTTAACGTGACTTATAATGAACAGGGACGCCTTAGCCTGTATGTGGATTATTACTCCTACCTGGGCGGAGCGCATGGCATAACCATCCGCGTGCCTTATACATTTGATCTGGGTAACGGCGAGCTGCTGACGCTGAAGGAAGCTGCCGATTATAATTCGAAGTATTTATCCATTATCAATGCTTCGATCAACAAGCAAATTAAAGAACGCAAGCTGCCGCTGATTGCACCGTTCAACGGCATTAAATCGAATCGTTCCTTCTATTTGAAGCATGAGGGAATCGCCATTGCTTTCGAGCAGTATGAATATACGTCGTATGCCGAAGGCATGCCGGAGTTTGTGACGCCGTTTGAGGCGTTTGAGTAA